TCCGCTCATGCGGTTGGTGGGCCTATGTTGTCTATCTGCCTATATTCGCCGTCGAGAATGGTCTAGGAGAAACGCTGGGCGGCACACTCTTGTCGATCACAAATGCTGGATTGTTCTTGTCGCCGGTGATGCTGAGATGGATGCAGAAACACTCCGTGCGCTGCACAGTTCAAACCGGCTTCATGGCCGTCGCCCTGCTGTTCTGTGCCGCCAGTCTGGTTTCTGTAGCCCCGTCTGCAACTGTCGGCATGCTCTTTGCCGGCAGTTTCTTTCTTATCCTCTTGGATATTTGTGCCGGACTGCCATTCCTTATGGCTGTTAAACCGTCGGAACGCACCGAAATGTCGGCCGTCTACTCGTCCTACCGGGATGTCTCCGGTATCCTGACACCAGGCGCGGCATGGCTGATCCTGTTGGCCGCCCCGATATCGGGCATTTTTGCCGCTGCAGGAGTGGCAAGCCTGCTGGCTTGGGGGATTGCCGGGCGGCTGCATCCGCGCTTGGGCGAAAACCGTATGAAGCCAGTGAAACCATTGCAAATTGAGCAGCGGATCCTTTTTCATGAGACCTGAGGCCAGTCGCCAATTATGCCCTTTTCCTGATGCTAGCGGAATCGCTCCCTTCGACTTCCCTTGTCGCGCTCGAAAACAGCGAGGCTCGCGGAACGCCGATGCTGAAACGTGCGATGTCGCCGAAATAATCTTGACAAGATGCGGGTTCTAGCAACTGTCATTCTGGTAAGTCCTCAAAAGTAGAGAAAACCAAATGCAGGTCAGTGTTCGCGACAACAACGTCGATCAAGCACTCAGAGTTTTGAAAAACAAGCTCCAGAGCGAAGGTGTTTTCCAGCAAATGAAGCTGAAGCAACACTTCGAAAAACCTTCTGAAAAAAAGGCACGAGAGAAAGCTGAAGCAATCCGCCGTGCCCGCAAACTGACGCGGAAAAAACTGGAACGCGAAACGTAACTCTACGTTCTTCTATCTACCGAAACTTAGGGCCGTGCGCCCAGACGGTTAAAGAATGTCGGATCCCTCGTGACACATGCGTCACTTGATGCAGATGAAAACTTGGGAAAATAGTGATTGAGCCCTGCGTCCGGTTTGCGGCGATGATATGCGCGCCCGGCATAACTTCCAGATCACCGCCATCATAGCTTCCGGGCTTGGAAAGCTGCGCGACCAACGTCAGTTTTCGTTTTTGTGCCATTGGGCCATCACCGATGTCGGAATGCCATGTAAAATGACCGCCATCCGTGGCATCGTAGCTGGCAACCTGTGGGCTCTCGGCAAATTCTCTGAGATCAAAGTCGAACCAGTTTCGGTTTGAGGTTCTCACAACGTCGATAAGTCGCTCCATGACCCATGCCATGCCGTCTATCTCATCCAGCCAAACGAGCTGAGCGCGGCGCAGATTATGATCCCGGTTCTGGCCGACAAGCAAAGCTTCTCTCGCTGGAGCTGATGCCACGGCGTTGACGATTGCGCTGCATTCGGCAGGCGTAAATCCATCGTCAATAGAATGTACGTTCACCTGCTAAGTTCCTTGTCCTGAATTGTACTCGACAATGTAGGTCATTTTGCACGCCATGCTTATCCATTTTCGACCAAAGCGCGGGAATACGAGCTAAATCCAAAGCAGTACCCTGCTCTTTGAGTGGGTAGAGATTGCTGGCGGCTGAAGAGGTGACGCCGGTCTGGAGCGGCTGCAGAGATCAATGTTCGGGCGCGCCCAATTCTCTGCTAGGCTCTAAAATACTTACGACTAGTCTATTGTAACCAACCTCAACGATATCCATCTCAGTCGTATTGGCACTCTGGTGTGGCGAGTGCCAATCGGTTTCTAAGCACGCCATCCACCCCCGTAAATCTTGAAAGGCAGCATACCTATGTTATTTACTCCGCTCCACGACCGCGTTCTGGTTCGTCGCATTGAAAGTGACGAAAAGACATCAGGCGGTCTGATTATCCCCGATACCGCCAAGGAAAAGCCGCAAGAAGGCGAAGTGGTATCTGTTGGTGCAGGTATAAAGGACGAAGCTGGCGCACGTATCGCCATGGACGTCAAAGCCGGTGACAAGATTCTGTTCGGCAAATGGTCCGGATCAGAAATCAAGATCGACGGCGAAGAACTGATGATCATGAAGGAGAGCGATATTCTTGGCATTATGGTCTGAACGACGCTGCAACTTTCACATAATTTTCAATTAGGAATACCGATATGTCTGCAAAAGACTTAAAATTTGGCACGGACTCCCGTGACCGCATGCTCCGGGGCGTCAACACGCTCGCCAACGCTGTAAAAGTCACCCTTGGCCCCAAAGGGCGCAATGTGGTGATCGACAAATCCTATGGTGCGCCGCGTATCACCAAGGACGGCGTTACAGTCGCCAAGGAAATTCAACTGTCTGACCCATTTGAGAACATGGGCGCGCAACTAGTCAAAGACGTCGCGTCGCGCACCAACGATGAGGCAGGTGACGGCACAACGACTGCTACCGTACTTGCACAGGCTATTGTCAAAGAAGGCATGAAGTCAGTCGCCGCTGGCATGAACCCAATGGATCTTAAACGCGGTATCGACAAAGCGGTTACCGCGGTTGTCGCCGAAGTCAAATCCATGTCCCGTCCTGTAGGCGACACAGCTGAGATAGCCAAAGTCGGCTCCATTTCTGCCAACGGCGAAGCGGCCATCGGTCAACAGATCGCGGACGCGATGGCAAAAGTCGGCAACGAAGGCGTTATCACTGTCGAAGAGAACAAGGGCCTGGAGACTGAAACTGAAGTGGTCGAGGGTATGCAGTTTGATCGTGGTTACCTCAGCCCGTACTTCGTTACGGACCCAACCAAGATGACCGCAAACCTGGAAGATTGCGTCATTCTGCTTCATGAGAAAAAGCTGACATCATTGGCTCCTATGGTTCCTTTGCTTGAGGCTGTTATGCAGGCAGATAAGCAGCTCTTGGTTATCGCTGAAGACATTGATGGCGAAGCACTCGCGACGCTTGTGGTGAACAAACTTCGGGGTGGCCTCAAAGTAGCCGGTGTCAAAGCGCCTGGGTTTGGGGATCGTCGCAAAGCAATGTTGGAAGATCTTGCAATCTTGACAGGCGGCCAAGTGATTTCTGAGGAATTGGGGATCAAGCTGGAGAGTGTCACGATGGACATGCTTGGCGACGCGAAGAAGATCACAATTACCAAAGACACAACAACTGTGATCGACGGGGCGGGTGACAAGGACGCAATTGCTGCGCGTGTTACTCAGATACGTGCGCAAATCGAAGAAACCACATCTGACTATGACAAAGAAAAACTGCAAGAACGCCTCGCAAAACTTGCGGGTGGCGTTGCTGTGATCAAGGTTGGTGGCGCAACTGAGATCGAAGTGAAAGAGCGGAAAGACCGTGTGGATGACGCGCTGAACGCAACACGGGCCGCTGTCGAAGAAGGTGTTGTACCGGGCGGCGGCGTCGCGCTGGTGCATGCTGGTAAAGTCCTCGAAGGTCTCAAAGGAGACAACGCAGATCAGGCGGCTGGTATCGCGATCATTCGCAAGGCGCTCCAAGCGCCTCTACGCCAGATTGCCGAAAATGCTGGTGTCGATGGATCGGTCGTAGCTGGCAAGATCGTTGAGAATACCAGCAAGACGTTTGGCTACGACGCACAGTCAGAGCAATACGGCGACATGTTAAAGGCCGGTGTTATAGATCCGACCAAAGTCGTTCGGATAGCACTTGAGTATGCTGCATCTGTTGCAGGCTTGCTGATCACGACCGAAGCGATGGTTGCAGACAAACCTACGGCAGCAAACAGCAGTGGCATGCCTGATATGGGCGGTATGGGTGGTATGGGCGGCATGATGTAAATCACGACCTACTGGCCCGCAGGTAAACGCTTGCGGGCCAACCTATGTCTTCAACGCACTGACGATTTTGAAGTCAATCCTGCTCAGGGACAGACCCAAGTCTTACTAAAAATGTAGGGTCTCCGACTTCGCCGGAATCGCTATCTTCTATCACCATATAGGCGTCGGCACCGACGCAATTTTCCGCGCGAAATTCCCGTTCTGCCCGCTCTTGAGCTTCATGAGGTGTAGAATACTGCAGCTGCTTGTCGATTTGTAGATTGCCTTGCTGTCCCCGCGCAGTCGTCTTGGCAATGTATGTCTGGCAGACATAGTGAGCCTTTGTCCCGGATTCTTCTGTTTCGCTCATCGGGCCTTCCAAATCTAAATCATAGGCGTCTTGAGAAAAGTCTCGGACGCCGCCCGTGCCAAGGCGCGCAACTAAGCTAAGTTGAAGACCTCGGGCGAACGAAATCCGATAAGTTTTGGTTACTTCACTTTCTTGCCGCCAATCGCCAGAGGAGGTTTTCCGGCAAGGGAATTGGCTGTTGCAGACACTTTCGGCTTCTCTTGCTTGGGTTTTTTGGCTTCTTTGTTGCCACGCTTGCGGTTGTTGCCTTTGGCCATGAGAGATCCTTTCAATTGCAGCAATCCTGTGCCGGGATGGCAAAGGTAGTACTGAGCCGTGAACCGCGCGCCAAATTCATGACGTGCAGTAATAGATACATCAGACGCGAGCCTGGATGGCCGCTTCTTCCACAGCCTCGTCCAGCACCTTTTGCTGGCCACGGGATATGGTGGTGACAGGGCTGCTGAACTTAGCATTTGCAGCGGCAAAGTCTATGGCTGTATCGATTTCAGTCCAGTCCAGACCGCTGATATCAAGAGCATGGAACTGCGTACCTTTGTCGACCAATTGCGCGTAAGCTGCCTCGTAATAATTCTGAAGGTTTCCACGTCTCTCCATCATTTTTAAAAGCTCTGCGAACAGCAGTGCACCCGTTTCGGCGCTAATCTTTTCAATGCCGATAGACTCACCCAAGGCGCGCTTGGGATCGACGGACTTACCAACCTCAATGACCTGCATCTGATCGTTTACGATGACCTTAACTTCTTCGTCCTCAAGCGGAATGTTGCGGTCGATACACAAGATGTTTGCGTGGCTGGTGTCCAAAAGGCGGCGGAGAATTCTGACATCAAACACGACGTCCGCATCAAATTTCACAAACTCTGCTGTACCAATCGCTTTGGCCGCCAGCATCAGGGAATAGCCTGTGTTCGTTTCGCGGTATCGATCATTGATCACATAGGTGACGCGAATGCCGCGAAATGTCTTTTTAACAAATTTCTTAATTTCATCAGCCCGGTGCCCCAGAACCAGAACGAATTGCGACATTCCGCAGCTCAGGCAATTGCGGATCATGCGTTCAAGGATGACAGATCCGCCGACGGATAGAAGGCTTTTTGGATAAGTGTCGGTCAGTGGGCTAAGGCGCGAGCCAATACCAGCGGCCAAAATAACGGCAAACGGCGCACGATATTTTTCATATTTCATTATACTTGAATCCTATATAAGCCATATTGAAGCAGGCTATTTTTGCGTTGGAACCTTCAGATTTTCGTCAATGTTTTCTCCCCGAAGCCACGATTTGTAGAGGCCCCAAAACAATTGGCTTGCCGCAAACACCCAAAGCATAGGTATGAGTTGGTCAAAGATGAGTGCCGCAGACAGCATGAAGATGAATACGCCTTCGTCAAAGGCGAGCACCTTGCTTTGTTCTCGCCCGAGCCAGGCTATATTTGCCTTCAGATCAAATCCTGGCCCTGCGGTGGGCTGTACTTGTTTCATTTGCGCGATCTGAGCAGGATAATCCGGGTTGCGTGCCGTTTCGATCTCTAACGCCACGTATTTGGCGTAGCCACGCAATCCGTAGAACGCGATACCGAGTAGCGACAGAAAAACTGGTGTGACGCTGTTTGTCTGCGCAAATGCAGCAAAGCCTGCCGCCGCGAACCATAACGTGACCTGTATTTGATCGGTGATACGGTCGTAATAACTGCCGACTGGGGACGAAACCTTTCTATAGCGCGCCATCTGACCGTCCATGCAATCCAGGACGTGGCTGATATGGATCAGGATGGCTGCCGCGATGAAACAAGCAGCCCCCCCGATCAGAATTGCAAAGGTTGCCGCGATAGCCACAAGGAACGAAGCCGCT
The sequence above is drawn from the Rhodobacteraceae bacterium IMCC1335 genome and encodes:
- the rpsU gene encoding 30S ribosomal protein S21, producing MQVSVRDNNVDQALRVLKNKLQSEGVFQQMKLKQHFEKPSEKKAREKAEAIRRARKLTRKKLERET
- a CDS encoding co-chaperone GroES, with product MLFTPLHDRVLVRRIESDEKTSGGLIIPDTAKEKPQEGEVVSVGAGIKDEAGARIAMDVKAGDKILFGKWSGSEIKIDGEELMIMKESDILGIMV
- a CDS encoding NTP transferase domain-containing protein, coding for MKYEKYRAPFAVILAAGIGSRLSPLTDTYPKSLLSVGGSVILERMIRNCLSCGMSQFVLVLGHRADEIKKFVKKTFRGIRVTYVINDRYRETNTGYSLMLAAKAIGTAEFVKFDADVVFDVRILRRLLDTSHANILCIDRNIPLEDEEVKVIVNDQMQVIEVGKSVDPKRALGESIGIEKISAETGALLFAELLKMMERRGNLQNYYEAAYAQLVDKGTQFHALDISGLDWTEIDTAIDFAAANAKFSSPVTTISRGQQKVLDEAVEEAAIQARV
- a CDS encoding 2OG-Fe(II) oxygenase; this encodes MNVHSIDDGFTPAECSAIVNAVASAPAREALLVGQNRDHNLRRAQLVWLDEIDGMAWVMERLIDVVRTSNRNWFDFDLREFAESPQVASYDATDGGHFTWHSDIGDGPMAQKRKLTLVAQLSKPGSYDGGDLEVMPGAHIIAANRTQGSITIFPSFHLHQVTHVSRGIRHSLTVWAHGPKFR
- a CDS encoding CDP-alcohol phosphatidyltransferase family protein; the protein is MNDKLKRLWATKTRDDEWWSSFVTAPLAIAVNYGAVDIPWITPNRLTAASFLVAIAATFAILIGGAACFIAAAILIHISHVLDCMDGQMARYRKVSSPVGSYYDRITDQIQVTLWFAAAGFAAFAQTNSVTPVFLSLLGIAFYGLRGYAKYVALEIETARNPDYPAQIAQMKQVQPTAGPGFDLKANIAWLGREQSKVLAFDEGVFIFMLSAALIFDQLIPMLWVFAASQLFWGLYKSWLRGENIDENLKVPTQK
- the groL gene encoding chaperonin GroEL, with product MSAKDLKFGTDSRDRMLRGVNTLANAVKVTLGPKGRNVVIDKSYGAPRITKDGVTVAKEIQLSDPFENMGAQLVKDVASRTNDEAGDGTTTATVLAQAIVKEGMKSVAAGMNPMDLKRGIDKAVTAVVAEVKSMSRPVGDTAEIAKVGSISANGEAAIGQQIADAMAKVGNEGVITVEENKGLETETEVVEGMQFDRGYLSPYFVTDPTKMTANLEDCVILLHEKKLTSLAPMVPLLEAVMQADKQLLVIAEDIDGEALATLVVNKLRGGLKVAGVKAPGFGDRRKAMLEDLAILTGGQVISEELGIKLESVTMDMLGDAKKITITKDTTTVIDGAGDKDAIAARVTQIRAQIEETTSDYDKEKLQERLAKLAGGVAVIKVGGATEIEVKERKDRVDDALNATRAAVEEGVVPGGGVALVHAGKVLEGLKGDNADQAAGIAIIRKALQAPLRQIAENAGVDGSVVAGKIVENTSKTFGYDAQSEQYGDMLKAGVIDPTKVVRIALEYAASVAGLLITTEAMVADKPTAANSSGMPDMGGMGGMGGMM